A single Oncorhynchus kisutch isolate 150728-3 linkage group LG19, Okis_V2, whole genome shotgun sequence DNA region contains:
- the map1lc3cl gene encoding microtubule-associated proteins 1A/1B light chain 3C, giving the protein MPPFEKSMELMSFKQRKCLATRQHEVCSIRTKFPNKLPVIVERYLREKTLPLLDKTKFLVPFELTLGQFLCLLRSKIDLESTQALYLLVSERSMSCMSSSMGDVYSQYSDPDGFLYITYASQDMFGGDVDATPPC; this is encoded by the exons ATGCCTCCCTTCGAGAAATCTATGGAGCTGATGTCTTTCAAGCAAAGAAAATGCCTTG CAACAAGACAACATGAAGTGTGCAGTATTCGTACCAAATTCCCAAACAAGTTACCC GTGATCGTAGAGCGTTACCTCCGTGAGAAAACCCTTCCCCTATTGGACAAGACCAAATTCCTGGTTCCATTCGAGCTGACCTTGGGTCAGTTCCTCTGTCTACTCAG gAGTAAGATTGACTTGGAGTCCACCCAGGCTCTGTACCTGTTGGTGTCAGAGAGGAGCATGTCCTGCATGTCGTCGAGTATGGGAGATGTCTACTCCCAGTACAGCGACCCGGATGGCTTTCTTTACATCACCTATGCCTCACAGGACATGTTCGGAGGGGACGTGGACGCTACCCCTCCCTGCTGA